The Candidatus Nanosynbacter lyticus genome window below encodes:
- a CDS encoding glutaredoxin family protein, producing MSEDNTANHQDAKVTVYSTSWCAFCHTEMEWLKKLGIDFVAKDIEADPSTKEELLSKNGGNFQGVPVTDVCGEVILGFDRPKLQDALKKNGLMSE from the coding sequence ATGAGCGAAGATAACACGGCCAATCACCAAGACGCTAAAGTCACCGTCTACAGCACCAGCTGGTGCGCATTCTGCCACACGGAGATGGAATGGTTGAAAAAACTCGGCATCGATTTTGTCGCCAAGGACATTGAGGCTGATCCGAGCACTAAGGAAGAATTGCTCAGTAAAAACGGCGGCAATTTCCAGGGCGTGCCAGTAACCGATGTTTGCGGCGAGGTCATCCTCGGCTTCGACCGGCCGAAACTACAGGATGCGCTGAAGAAGAATGGTTTGATGAGCGAATAA
- a CDS encoding AtpZ/AtpI family protein — MAERPDVENGVTTATEVAAARVILGTIGDTTWRMFVPSIGCTLLGVWLDGVFGLKPWLMFAGVVLGFVGAYLLVNKQLGRVKRKKERKNI, encoded by the coding sequence ATGGCTGAGAGACCAGATGTTGAGAATGGCGTGACGACAGCGACGGAAGTGGCGGCGGCTCGGGTTATTCTCGGGACGATCGGCGACACAACGTGGCGAATGTTTGTGCCGAGCATCGGTTGTACGCTACTAGGCGTATGGCTGGATGGCGTGTTTGGTTTGAAGCCGTGGCTGATGTTTGCTGGCGTGGTACTTGGTTTTGTGGGCGCGTATCTACTGGTGAATAAGCAGCTGGGGCGTGTGAAACGAAAAAAGGAGCGTAAAAATATATGA